One window of the Alligator mississippiensis isolate rAllMis1 chromosome 5, rAllMis1, whole genome shotgun sequence genome contains the following:
- the TMEM42 gene encoding transmembrane protein 42, producing the protein MRGAGPSCAAAAGLLGALAACSAKLALGAEYLREVCVAAARRAEAAAGPCAWLHVLLQVGCVGLVFACNAVMWTSFAKALRYSSSSATATVTTTASNFLSSAFLGKLLFGETHTLLWWAGITMTLCGLLLLHTAPSQSEQIQSEKKDK; encoded by the exons ATGCGGGGCGCGGGGCCCTCGTGCGCGGCGGCGGCCGGCCTGCTGGGGGCGCTGGCCGCCTGCTCCGCCAAGCTGGCTCTGGGCGCCGAGTATCTGCGAGAGGTCTGCGTGGCGGCCGCCCGGAGAGCCGAGGCGGCCGCTGGCCCCTGCGCCTGG TTACATGTGCTGCTCCAAGTTGGATGTGTTGGCCTGGTATTTGCCTGCAATGCAGTCATGTGGACTTCCTTTGCAAAAGCCCTCCGGTATTCCTCTTCCTCAGCTACTGCCACTGTGACAACAACAGCTTCCAACTTCCTCTCTTCT GCCTTCCTTGGCAAGCTGCTGTTTGGAGAGACCCACACGCTTTTGTGGTGGGCAGGGATCACCATGACACTCTGTGGacttctgctgctgcacacagctcCATCTCAATCAGAACAAATACAGTCTGAAAAGAAGGACAAATAG